In one Paraburkholderia azotifigens genomic region, the following are encoded:
- a CDS encoding PRC-barrel domain-containing protein: MLRNIESLNGCAVVASDGDIGNVEELYFDHEAWGICYLVVKTGNWIDGRHVLISPYSVIRAEPAALSVHVDLTRQQVSDSPPIDTHKPISRQYEAEYSRYYGYPAYWGGPDVWGVSSYPAFQPRGGVVADARATPTSR, encoded by the coding sequence ATGCTGCGAAATATCGAGAGTCTGAACGGATGCGCCGTGGTCGCGAGTGACGGTGATATAGGCAATGTCGAAGAGCTTTATTTCGATCACGAAGCGTGGGGTATCTGCTATCTGGTCGTCAAAACGGGAAACTGGATCGACGGGCGGCACGTGCTGATTTCGCCCTACTCGGTTATCCGAGCGGAGCCGGCGGCGCTGAGCGTCCACGTCGATCTCACGCGACAGCAGGTGAGCGACAGTCCCCCTATCGACACCCACAAACCGATCTCGCGTCAGTATGAAGCGGAGTATTCCCGCTATTACGGTTACCCGGCGTACTGGGGCGGCCCGGACGTATGGGGCGTTAGCAGCTATCCGGCATTTCAGCCGCGCGGCGGTGTCGTCGCAGACGCGCGCGCAACTCCCACTAGTCGGTGA
- a CDS encoding cold-shock protein, giving the protein MDTGTVKWFSDSKGFGFITPDTGGEDLFAHFSEVSGEGFKTLAENQKVSYETKRGPKGLQAANIKPL; this is encoded by the coding sequence ATGGATACCGGTACTGTAAAGTGGTTTAGCGATAGCAAAGGCTTTGGGTTCATTACCCCCGACACAGGTGGGGAGGACCTGTTCGCGCACTTCTCCGAAGTGAGTGGCGAAGGTTTCAAGACCCTGGCCGAAAACCAGAAGGTTAGCTACGAAACGAAACGTGGTCCAAAAGGACTACAGGCAGCAAATATCAAGCCGCTGTAG
- a CDS encoding sensor histidine kinase produces the protein MACIEGPAAPATIFPSGRPPPVFRGRKAPDVMDEILTMIAHELLGPLSPLRLAAHSIRRASPDQPDVIRVIETVERQIDAVSLLAEDLMDTQVDHGVLRLVKHEVGLMDFLADPLDAAALATAARNQSLTVVIADWTLRIDCDPIRLTQAVNNLLHNAVKYTPPGGHVRVTAQPEGHDLVLSVSDDGRGISAILLPHIFDIFAQFTPTIAASADDLGIGLAVVRAIVEAHGGAVLARSAGIGAGSEFTVWLPMDKPLCHTN, from the coding sequence ATGGCATGCATCGAAGGTCCGGCCGCCCCCGCTACCATCTTTCCTTCCGGCAGGCCACCGCCGGTCTTCAGGGGGCGGAAGGCCCCCGACGTGATGGACGAAATACTCACGATGATCGCACATGAATTGCTCGGTCCGTTGTCGCCACTGCGACTCGCCGCACACTCTATTCGCCGGGCGTCGCCCGACCAACCTGACGTCATCCGGGTGATCGAGACCGTGGAACGGCAGATCGATGCAGTTTCGCTGCTGGCTGAAGACCTGATGGATACCCAAGTTGACCACGGCGTGCTTCGCTTGGTCAAGCACGAAGTCGGTTTGATGGATTTTCTCGCCGATCCCCTCGACGCGGCAGCGTTGGCGACCGCTGCGCGCAACCAGTCCTTGACTGTCGTAATTGCGGACTGGACTTTGCGCATCGATTGCGATCCCATCCGTCTCACGCAGGCTGTCAACAACCTCCTGCACAACGCAGTGAAATACACTCCACCAGGCGGTCATGTTCGCGTCACCGCGCAGCCGGAAGGCCACGATCTCGTCCTGTCCGTCAGCGACGACGGGCGCGGTATATCCGCAATATTGCTGCCGCACATTTTCGACATCTTCGCTCAATTCACCCCGACGATAGCAGCCAGTGCCGACGATCTGGGAATCGGGCTCGCCGTCGTGAGGGCGATCGTAGAGGCGCACGGCGGTGCGGTTCTGGCCCGCAGCGCGGGAATCGGCGCCGGCAGCGAATTTACGGTCTGGCTACCCATGGACAAACCGCTATGCCACACTAACTAA
- the istA gene encoding IS21 family transposase: MPAHRMNMRMIKDVLRLKFDGGFSHDRIAASLGISKGVVTKYIGLASAAGLDWASACDMDEGELERRLLGKPTGPAAYAQPDYGRIHQELRRKGMTLTLLWEEYQAEFADRQTYRYTQFCGHYKAFTKRLKRSMRQIHRAGEKLFVDFAGPTLPLTTGRRAHIFVAAMGASSYTFACATPAETMEDWLGGIARALTFYGGVPQLIVPDNPRAMIADPDRYEPRAGDTVLDFARHYGTSFLPARVYRPQDKPKVEVAVQVVERWIMARLRHHRFDSVHSVNEAICPLLRNLNERPFQKLPGCRASAFAQLDAPALQPLPAQPYELARFKTVTVHIDYHVEINKHRYSVPHALVGLKLDARITAGTVELLHRGRRVASHARNDRAGSYTTVVEHMPAAHRAHLEWTPQRLIHWGQQIGAATGALVTRLLQEQRHPEHGYRACLGLLSLSRRYGRDRLEAACALALELGVHRYRHVRDILVNNRDRAAVVTPADWTSPSHAHVRGPSYYQ; this comes from the coding sequence ATGCCCGCGCACCGGATGAACATGCGCATGATCAAGGACGTTTTACGACTTAAATTCGACGGCGGCTTCTCGCACGATCGGATCGCCGCATCACTGGGCATATCCAAGGGCGTGGTCACGAAGTACATCGGACTAGCCAGTGCCGCCGGGCTGGACTGGGCAAGCGCCTGCGATATGGATGAAGGCGAACTCGAGCGGCGGCTGCTCGGCAAGCCCACGGGGCCAGCAGCCTATGCCCAGCCCGACTATGGACGCATCCATCAGGAGCTGCGTCGCAAGGGCATGACGCTGACGTTGCTATGGGAGGAATACCAGGCTGAGTTCGCGGACCGGCAGACCTACCGCTATACGCAGTTCTGTGGGCACTACAAGGCGTTCACAAAACGCCTGAAGCGCTCGATGCGTCAGATTCATCGCGCCGGCGAGAAGCTGTTTGTCGACTTCGCCGGCCCCACGTTGCCACTGACGACTGGACGCCGCGCGCACATCTTCGTAGCGGCTATGGGCGCATCGAGTTACACGTTCGCATGTGCGACGCCGGCCGAGACAATGGAGGACTGGCTGGGCGGGATCGCTCGCGCGCTGACCTTCTATGGTGGTGTGCCGCAGTTGATCGTCCCGGATAACCCGCGTGCGATGATTGCCGATCCCGATCGCTATGAACCTCGCGCCGGCGACACTGTGCTGGACTTCGCGCGTCACTACGGCACATCATTCCTTCCTGCGCGCGTATATCGTCCGCAGGACAAACCGAAGGTAGAGGTTGCGGTCCAGGTGGTCGAACGCTGGATCATGGCGCGCCTGCGTCATCACCGGTTTGACTCGGTCCACTCGGTCAATGAGGCCATCTGCCCGCTGCTCAGGAACCTGAATGAGAGGCCATTCCAGAAGCTGCCGGGATGTCGTGCCAGCGCGTTCGCCCAGCTGGACGCGCCGGCACTGCAGCCGCTGCCGGCACAGCCCTATGAGCTCGCGCGCTTCAAGACCGTGACGGTTCACATTGACTATCACGTCGAGATCAACAAACACCGCTACAGCGTGCCGCACGCGCTGGTCGGCCTCAAGCTCGATGCGCGTATCACGGCGGGCACTGTCGAACTGCTACATCGCGGTCGCCGCGTCGCCAGCCACGCACGTAACGATCGCGCAGGCAGCTATACCACTGTTGTCGAGCACATGCCTGCGGCACACCGCGCTCATCTGGAATGGACGCCGCAGCGGCTGATTCATTGGGGACAGCAGATCGGCGCGGCAACCGGCGCGCTCGTCACCCGGCTGCTGCAGGAGCAACGCCATCCGGAACACGGCTATCGGGCGTGCCTTGGATTGCTGTCGCTCTCACGTCGCTATGGCCGTGACCGTCTCGAAGCCGCCTGCGCGCTGGCGCTGGAACTGGGCGTACACCGTTACCGCCACGTGCGCGACATCCTGGTCAACAACCGCGACCGGGCGGCGGTGGTAACGCCTGCCGACTGGACCAGCCCGAGCCACGCGCATGTACGCGGCCCCAGCTACTACCAATAA
- a CDS encoding DUF1488 domain-containing protein, with product MKKAEVLNFPNPSRMYDASRRCVCFWGYDNAREIAFLVDDSMLTKLNPGADSCESSLLATFDHNRDQILGLARTLYNGGPQNRYTIS from the coding sequence ATGAAAAAGGCAGAGGTGCTCAACTTTCCTAATCCCAGTCGCATGTACGACGCTTCGAGGCGCTGTGTGTGCTTTTGGGGCTACGACAACGCTCGCGAGATAGCCTTTCTGGTCGATGACTCGATGCTGACGAAGCTAAACCCAGGCGCGGATTCCTGCGAGTCCTCGTTGCTCGCAACCTTCGACCACAACCGGGATCAAATTCTGGGACTCGCCAGAACCCTTTATAACGGTGGCCCCCAGAACAGGTACACAATCTCTTGA
- a CDS encoding slipin family protein codes for MNPITLSLSVAVTLIAIAVGQWVSLYLAPPIFLVAVLVAASVKVANVWQKFVILRVGKLHGVRGAGLFMIIPVLDSVVAIIGERVQTTAFNAEQALTKDTVPVNVDAIIFWHVHDAQKAALAITDYRQAIDRVAQTSLREMIGASMLASLLSDRRAADAHLRDEIGGKIADWGVTVRSVEIRDVAIPVALQDAMSRQAQAEREKQARVILGSAEAEIAAKFVDAARVYENHPGAPQLRAMNIIYETTKERGATILIPSSMIDSLNPPLALAIAAHDVAGMSPTPLKTAA; via the coding sequence ATGAACCCGATCACACTTTCTCTTTCCGTCGCGGTTACACTGATCGCAATCGCGGTTGGTCAATGGGTCAGCCTTTATCTTGCGCCGCCCATTTTTCTCGTTGCAGTTCTGGTCGCGGCTTCGGTGAAGGTCGCCAACGTGTGGCAGAAGTTTGTCATCCTGCGCGTCGGCAAACTCCATGGCGTCAGGGGAGCGGGACTCTTCATGATCATCCCGGTGCTGGACAGCGTGGTCGCCATCATCGGCGAGCGTGTCCAGACTACCGCCTTTAATGCGGAGCAGGCGCTGACGAAAGATACGGTCCCCGTCAATGTCGACGCGATCATCTTCTGGCACGTGCATGATGCACAAAAGGCGGCGCTTGCCATTACGGACTACCGACAAGCGATCGACCGCGTCGCCCAGACTTCGCTGCGCGAGATGATCGGCGCCTCGATGCTGGCTTCGCTTCTCTCGGATCGACGGGCTGCCGATGCGCACCTGCGCGACGAAATAGGGGGCAAGATTGCCGACTGGGGCGTCACGGTTCGATCGGTAGAGATCCGGGACGTTGCGATCCCGGTAGCGTTGCAGGACGCGATGTCGAGGCAGGCCCAGGCCGAACGCGAAAAGCAGGCGCGTGTGATCCTCGGTTCTGCCGAAGCCGAAATTGCCGCGAAGTTCGTGGACGCCGCCCGGGTCTATGAAAACCACCCAGGGGCACCGCAATTGCGGGCGATGAATATCATCTATGAAACTACGAAGGAGCGCGGCGCGACCATCCTGATTCCAAGTTCGATGATCGATAGCCTGAACCCGCCGCTGGCGCTGGCCATAGCCGCGCACGACGTAGCGGGCATGTCGCCGACACCGCTCAAGACGGCGGCTTAG
- the istB gene encoding IS21-like element helper ATPase IstB: MMMQQTLTQLRTLKLDGFADGLEEQLTQPGAASLSFEERLSLLVDREASWRDDRRRTRLLKQARLKYPQAAIEDLDTRAGRGVDPRSLTSLALGDWVQAGYSLLISGPTGAGKSWLACALAQYACRRGHSALYLRVPRLGEELRVLHGNGGFTKWLLQVARVDVLLLDDWGMAPLDAMVRNDLLEMIDDRSAGKATIVTSQLPIEHWHGWIGDETIADAMLDRLMQRHHRITLTGESLRKASPKPNVLEPELDQN; the protein is encoded by the coding sequence ATGATGATGCAACAGACACTGACGCAATTGCGCACCCTGAAGCTGGACGGCTTCGCTGACGGCCTGGAAGAACAATTGACGCAGCCCGGTGCGGCCAGCCTGAGCTTCGAGGAACGCCTGTCACTGCTGGTCGACCGGGAAGCCAGCTGGCGTGATGATCGCCGTCGTACCCGATTGCTCAAGCAGGCGCGCCTCAAATATCCGCAGGCCGCTATTGAGGATCTCGACACGCGCGCTGGCCGTGGCGTCGATCCGCGCTCGCTCACGAGCCTCGCACTCGGTGACTGGGTGCAAGCGGGCTACAGCCTGCTCATAAGCGGCCCAACTGGCGCGGGGAAATCGTGGCTCGCTTGCGCCCTGGCCCAATACGCTTGCCGGCGCGGGCATTCAGCCTTGTATCTGCGCGTGCCGCGACTTGGCGAGGAGCTTCGCGTTCTGCACGGCAACGGCGGCTTCACAAAATGGCTGCTGCAGGTTGCCCGCGTCGACGTGCTTCTACTGGACGATTGGGGAATGGCGCCCCTCGATGCGATGGTTCGAAACGATCTGCTCGAGATGATCGATGACCGCTCGGCGGGAAAGGCGACCATCGTCACCAGCCAGTTACCGATTGAGCACTGGCATGGATGGATCGGCGACGAGACTATCGCCGACGCAATGCTCGACCGCCTCATGCAGCGTCATCATCGGATCACGCTTACCGGTGAATCCCTCAGAAAGGCATCCCCAAAACCCAACGTCCTGGAGCCCGAACTCGACCAGAACTAA